A single genomic interval of Hafnia alvei harbors:
- a CDS encoding amino acid aminotransferase gives MFENIPAAPADPILGLADLFRADARTNKINLGIGVYKDETGKTPVLTSVKKAEQYLLENETTKNYLSIDGIPAFATCTLELLFGKESPIIQDKRAHAAQTPGGTGALRVAADFIANKTSAKRVWVSNPSWPNHKSVFNAAGLEVREYDYYDAANHQLDFAALQNSLEQAEAGDVVLFHGCCHNPTGIDPTPEQWEALAEMSVAKGWLPLFDFAYQGFAKGLEEDAQGLRIFAAKHDELLVASSYSKNFGLYNERVGACTLVAADSETADKAFSQIKATIRANYSNPPAHGGSVVATILGNEALRTIWEQELTDMRQRIQRMRQLFVNTLQEKGAEQDFSFIIKQNGMFSFSGLTKDQVIRLRDEFGVYAVNSGRVNVAGMTPDNMAPLCEAIVAVLK, from the coding sequence ATGTTTGAAAATATCCCAGCCGCACCAGCGGATCCGATTTTAGGTCTTGCCGATTTATTCCGTGCCGATGCCCGTACCAACAAAATCAATTTAGGTATTGGCGTCTATAAAGATGAAACAGGTAAAACACCGGTTCTGACCAGCGTTAAAAAAGCTGAGCAGTATCTGCTGGAAAACGAAACCACGAAAAACTATCTGAGCATCGATGGTATTCCTGCTTTCGCTACCTGCACGCTGGAATTACTGTTTGGTAAAGAAAGCCCAATCATTCAGGACAAACGTGCTCATGCGGCTCAAACCCCAGGTGGGACTGGTGCTCTGCGCGTAGCTGCTGATTTTATTGCCAATAAAACCTCAGCCAAGCGCGTATGGGTGAGCAACCCTAGCTGGCCTAACCATAAAAGCGTATTTAACGCCGCAGGGCTTGAGGTACGCGAATATGATTACTACGACGCGGCAAATCATCAGTTAGACTTTGCAGCGCTCCAGAACAGCTTAGAGCAAGCAGAAGCCGGTGATGTGGTTCTATTCCACGGTTGCTGTCATAACCCAACCGGTATTGACCCAACACCAGAACAATGGGAAGCGCTGGCAGAAATGTCTGTTGCGAAAGGTTGGTTACCGCTGTTTGACTTCGCCTACCAAGGCTTTGCCAAGGGTTTAGAAGAAGATGCACAGGGCCTGCGCATTTTTGCCGCTAAGCATGATGAATTGCTGGTTGCGAGTTCATATTCCAAAAACTTCGGCCTCTACAACGAGCGCGTTGGTGCTTGCACGTTAGTTGCCGCTGATAGTGAAACCGCCGATAAAGCATTTAGCCAGATTAAAGCCACTATCCGCGCAAACTACTCCAACCCACCAGCACACGGTGGTTCGGTGGTAGCGACTATTCTGGGTAATGAAGCCCTGCGTACTATTTGGGAGCAAGAACTCACAGACATGCGCCAACGTATTCAGCGTATGCGTCAGTTGTTCGTTAACACCCTGCAGGAAAAAGGCGCTGAGCAGGACTTCAGCTTCATCATCAAGCAGAATGGTATGTTCTCATTCAGTGGACTCACCAAAGATCAGGTGATCCGCCTGCGCGATGAATTCGGCGTCTATGCCGTAAACTCTGGCCGCGTCAACGTAGCCGGAATGACGCCAGACAATATGGCACCGCTGTGTGAAGCCATTGTTGCCGTATTGAAATAA
- a CDS encoding MBL fold metallo-hydrolase, with translation MKYKIIPVTAFQQNCTVLWCEDTLQAAIVDPGGEAAKIQREVEALGLTVTQILLTHGHLDHVGAAGSLAKTLNVPIYGPQEEDQFWLEGLPAQSKMFGLGDCDPLVPTRWLNDGETLSVGNETLQVFHCPGHTPGHVIFFSEKSRLAQVGDVLFSGGVGRSDFPRGDHQALINSIKTKLWPLGNDVAFIPGHGPMSTFGQERQTNPFVRDEPAVW, from the coding sequence ATGAAATATAAAATCATTCCCGTCACTGCATTTCAGCAGAATTGTACTGTTTTATGGTGTGAGGATACGCTTCAGGCCGCGATCGTCGATCCGGGCGGTGAAGCAGCCAAAATTCAGCGTGAAGTTGAAGCACTGGGTTTAACGGTCACTCAAATTCTGCTGACCCACGGACATTTAGACCACGTGGGAGCCGCTGGCAGCTTGGCGAAAACCTTAAATGTGCCGATCTATGGCCCGCAGGAAGAAGATCAGTTTTGGCTGGAGGGGCTGCCAGCTCAGAGCAAAATGTTTGGCCTTGGCGATTGTGATCCCTTGGTGCCTACCCGTTGGTTAAACGACGGCGAAACCTTGTCGGTAGGTAATGAGACGCTGCAGGTTTTCCATTGCCCTGGTCATACGCCAGGCCATGTGATTTTCTTTAGTGAAAAATCACGTTTGGCACAGGTAGGCGATGTGTTATTCAGTGGCGGTGTCGGGCGTAGCGATTTTCCCCGTGGAGACCATCAGGCATTGATTAACTCAATTAAAACTAAGCTTTGGCCTCTGGGTAATGATGTTGCGTTTATTCCAGGACACGGCCCAATGTCGACTTTCGGTCAAGAGCGCCAGACCAACCCATTTGTTCGCGATGAACCTGCGGTTTGGTAG
- a CDS encoding YcbK family protein, translated as MDPVNIHRRKWLALGGVAMGMAMLPGQALATLSTPRPRILLLNNLNTGEQLKAEFFDGKNYIQEELVRLNHLFRDYRANKVKSIDPRLFDQIFRLQAMIGTRKPIQLISGYRSPRTNNELRERGSGVAKHSYHTLGQAMDFHIEGVQLANIRKAALKMRAGGVGYYPRSNFVHIDTGPVRNW; from the coding sequence ATGGATCCAGTTAATATTCATCGTCGCAAGTGGTTGGCTTTAGGTGGCGTTGCTATGGGAATGGCAATGCTACCAGGGCAAGCGTTAGCAACGCTTTCTACACCACGTCCTCGTATTTTGTTACTCAATAATTTAAATACCGGCGAACAACTTAAGGCTGAGTTCTTCGACGGAAAAAACTATATTCAGGAAGAATTAGTTCGCCTGAATCATTTGTTCCGCGACTACCGCGCGAATAAAGTAAAAAGTATCGACCCTCGCTTATTCGATCAAATTTTTCGTTTGCAGGCGATGATTGGCACACGTAAACCGATTCAACTTATTTCCGGTTATCGTTCCCCGCGCACCAATAATGAATTACGCGAGCGCGGCAGCGGTGTGGCGAAACATAGCTACCATACGCTAGGGCAGGCGATGGATTTCCATATTGAAGGTGTCCAGCTAGCCAATATTCGTAAAGCTGCATTGAAAATGCGAGCGGGTGGCGTTGGATATTATCCGCGTAGTAATTTCGTGCATATTGATACCGGCCCCGTTAGAAATTGGTAA
- the mukB gene encoding chromosome partition protein MukB, which yields MIERGKFRSLTLVNWNGFFARTFDLDELVTTLSGGNGAGKSTTMAAFVTALIPDLTLLHFRNTTEAGATSGSRDKGLHGKLRAGVCYATLDVVNSRHQRVLVGVRLQQVAGRDRKVDIKPFTIQGLPTSFQPTEILTQTVGERQARVLPLNELKERVEAIEGVQFKQFNSITDYHSLMFDLGVIPRRLRSASDRSKFYRLIEASLYGGISSAITRSLRDYLLPENSGVRKAFQDMEAALRENRMTLEAIRVTQSDRDLFKHLITEATSYVSADYMRHANERRIHLDQALLLRRELLGGRKQLLAEQYRHVEMSRELAEQSGSESDLETDYQAASDHLNLVQTAMRQQEKIERYQGDLEELTYRLEEQNEVVAEASDLHADYEARSEAAEAEVDELKSQLADYQQALDVQQTRAIQYQQALQALERARQVCQLSDLNADNSEEWLETFSAREQEATEILMQLEQKMNVASAAHSQFENAYQLVVKLVGEVSRSEAWQAGRDLLRDWSSLQHQSERVQPLRMRLAELEQRLRSQQDAERLLQDFCKRTGQQYQPEELDDAQREMEERIETLTIDVAEASERRMVLRQELEQITAKAKDLTTKAPVWLAAQEALSQLSEQCGEELSDSRQVTEQMQQLLERERESTVERDEVAHQKREIESQIERLSQPSGAEDGRLIALAERFGGVLLSEIYDDVTIDDAPYFSALYGPARHAIVVPDLSLVREHLAGLEDCPEDLYLIEGDPQSFDDSVFAADELERAVVVKTADRQWRYSRFPEVPLFGRAARESRLETLYAQRDELAERYANLSFDVQKTQRLHQAFSRFIGNHLAVAFEQDPEAELRQINSRRTEIEREFNNQDNVTQQQRQQLSQAKESVALLHKLTPHIGLLADETLQDRVEEIREELEEAQEAARYLQQHGTNLTKLEPMLSVLQSDPEQHEQLRQDYQQAQQNQRTAKQQAFALTEVVQRRAHFSYSDSAGMLTENSDLNDKLRQRLEHAEADRSRTREQLRQQQAQLAQYHQVLASLKSSFEAKRDMLKELSQELQDIGVQADPNAEERARIRRDELHTALSNNRARRNQLEKQIMFCESEMDNLQKRLRKVERDYHQIREQVTTAKAGWCAVMRLVKDNGVERRLHRRELAYMDADELRSMSDKALGALRLAVADNEHLRDVLRLSEDPKRPERKIQFYIAVYQHLRERIRQDIIRSDDPVDAIEQMEIELARLTEELTSREQKLAISSKSVANIIRKTIQREQNRIRMLNQGLQTVAFGQVNSVRLNVNVREAHSTLLTVLSEQQEQHQDLFNSNRLTFSEALAKLYQRLNPQIDMGQRTPQTIGEELLDYRNYLEMEVEVNRGSDGWLRAESGALSTGEAIGTGMSILVMVVQSWEEESRRLRGKDISPCRLLFLDEAARLDAKSIATLFELCERLEMQLIIAAPENISPEKGTTYKLVRKVFNNTEHVHVVGLRGFAPEKSPIESVAQEESET from the coding sequence ATGATTGAACGCGGAAAGTTTCGCTCGCTGACATTGGTTAACTGGAACGGTTTCTTTGCCCGAACTTTTGATCTGGATGAATTGGTGACAACGCTGTCCGGCGGTAACGGTGCAGGTAAATCCACCACCATGGCGGCGTTTGTTACGGCGCTGATCCCTGACTTAACGCTGCTGCATTTTCGTAATACCACAGAAGCCGGTGCGACTTCAGGGTCACGCGACAAAGGCTTGCACGGAAAGTTACGCGCTGGTGTCTGTTATGCCACCCTCGACGTGGTTAACTCACGCCATCAGCGCGTGTTAGTCGGTGTCCGTCTACAGCAGGTTGCCGGGCGCGATCGAAAAGTGGATATCAAGCCGTTCACCATTCAAGGCTTGCCAACCTCATTCCAGCCAACGGAAATCCTAACGCAAACCGTGGGGGAGCGTCAGGCTCGTGTGCTGCCGTTAAACGAGCTGAAAGAGCGCGTGGAAGCCATTGAAGGCGTGCAGTTCAAACAGTTTAACTCGATTACCGACTACCACTCCCTGATGTTTGATTTGGGTGTGATCCCACGCCGTTTACGTTCGGCATCGGATCGCAGCAAGTTTTATCGCCTGATTGAAGCGTCGCTTTACGGCGGTATTTCGAGTGCGATTACCCGTTCCCTGCGCGACTATCTGCTGCCAGAAAACAGCGGCGTACGTAAAGCTTTCCAAGATATGGAAGCGGCTTTGCGTGAAAACCGCATGACGCTGGAAGCGATTCGCGTTACGCAGTCTGACCGCGATCTGTTTAAGCATCTGATCACCGAAGCAACGTCCTACGTTTCTGCTGACTATATGCGCCATGCCAATGAGCGGCGCATACACCTCGATCAGGCATTATTGCTGCGCCGTGAATTGCTGGGAGGCCGTAAACAGCTGCTGGCCGAACAGTATCGCCACGTGGAAATGTCGCGTGAATTAGCCGAGCAAAGCGGGTCGGAATCCGATCTCGAAACCGATTATCAGGCGGCAAGCGATCATTTAAATCTGGTGCAAACTGCAATGCGCCAGCAGGAAAAGATCGAGCGCTATCAGGGCGATCTGGAAGAGCTGACCTACCGTTTAGAAGAACAGAATGAAGTGGTGGCTGAAGCGAGCGATCTGCATGCTGATTATGAAGCCCGCTCAGAAGCCGCTGAAGCCGAAGTGGATGAACTAAAAAGCCAGCTGGCTGATTATCAGCAAGCTTTGGACGTTCAGCAAACTCGTGCAATTCAATACCAGCAGGCGCTACAGGCGCTAGAACGTGCACGCCAAGTGTGTCAGTTGTCCGACCTCAATGCGGATAATAGCGAAGAGTGGTTAGAAACGTTCAGTGCGCGCGAGCAGGAAGCAACTGAAATCCTGATGCAGCTTGAGCAGAAAATGAATGTGGCAAGCGCAGCGCATTCACAGTTCGAAAATGCTTATCAGCTGGTGGTTAAGCTGGTGGGCGAAGTGAGCCGTAGCGAAGCATGGCAGGCGGGGCGTGATTTATTGCGCGACTGGTCTTCGCTTCAGCATCAGTCGGAGCGTGTGCAACCATTACGCATGCGTTTGGCCGAACTGGAGCAGCGCTTGCGTTCGCAACAAGATGCCGAACGTCTGTTGCAAGACTTCTGCAAACGCACCGGGCAGCAGTATCAGCCAGAAGAACTGGATGACGCCCAGCGTGAGATGGAAGAACGCATTGAAACGCTGACGATTGATGTGGCTGAAGCCAGCGAGCGCCGTATGGTGCTGCGCCAAGAGCTTGAGCAAATCACGGCGAAAGCGAAGGATTTGACCACGAAAGCCCCAGTGTGGCTTGCGGCGCAGGAAGCGCTGAGTCAGCTGAGCGAACAATGCGGTGAAGAGCTGTCAGACAGTCGTCAGGTCACTGAGCAGATGCAGCAATTGCTGGAGCGTGAACGTGAATCTACCGTTGAACGCGACGAAGTTGCTCATCAAAAACGTGAAATTGAAAGCCAAATCGAGCGTTTAAGCCAGCCAAGCGGTGCCGAAGATGGGCGTCTGATTGCGTTAGCTGAACGTTTTGGCGGCGTGCTGCTGTCTGAAATCTACGATGACGTCACCATCGACGATGCGCCGTATTTCTCGGCGTTATATGGTCCAGCACGACACGCGATTGTTGTTCCCGATCTTTCCTTGGTGCGCGAGCATCTGGCGGGATTAGAAGACTGTCCAGAAGATCTCTATCTGATCGAAGGGGATCCGCAGTCGTTTGATGACAGCGTATTTGCCGCCGATGAACTGGAACGCGCCGTGGTGGTGAAAACTGCCGATCGTCAATGGCGCTACTCCCGTTTCCCTGAGGTGCCGCTGTTTGGTCGCGCCGCGCGTGAAAGCCGCTTAGAAACGCTGTATGCACAGCGCGATGAGCTGGCAGAGCGTTATGCGAACCTGTCGTTTGATGTGCAAAAAACGCAGCGTTTACATCAAGCGTTTAGCCGTTTTATTGGCAATCACTTAGCGGTGGCCTTTGAGCAGGACCCAGAAGCTGAATTACGTCAAATCAACAGCCGTCGTACTGAGATAGAACGTGAGTTCAATAATCAGGATAACGTGACGCAACAGCAGCGCCAGCAGTTGTCACAGGCCAAAGAGAGTGTCGCGCTGTTGCATAAGCTCACGCCGCATATCGGTTTGTTGGCTGATGAAACCCTGCAAGATCGCGTAGAAGAGATCCGTGAAGAGCTCGAAGAGGCGCAGGAAGCCGCGCGCTATCTGCAACAGCACGGCACCAATCTGACTAAGCTAGAGCCGATGCTTTCCGTATTGCAAAGCGATCCAGAACAGCATGAGCAGCTACGTCAGGATTATCAGCAGGCTCAGCAGAATCAGCGTACGGCTAAGCAACAGGCGTTCGCGTTAACAGAAGTGGTGCAGCGTCGTGCCCACTTCAGCTACAGCGATTCTGCCGGTATGCTGACCGAGAACTCCGATCTCAACGATAAATTGCGCCAGCGTTTAGAGCATGCCGAAGCCGATCGCAGCCGTACGCGTGAGCAGCTTCGTCAACAGCAGGCACAGCTGGCCCAGTATCATCAGGTATTAGCTTCGCTAAAAAGTTCGTTTGAAGCTAAACGTGACATGCTCAAAGAGCTGTCGCAAGAGTTGCAAGATATCGGGGTTCAGGCCGATCCTAATGCGGAAGAGCGTGCACGTATCCGTCGTGATGAGCTGCATACCGCGCTGAGCAACAACCGTGCGCGTCGCAATCAGCTCGAAAAACAGATCATGTTCTGTGAATCTGAAATGGATAATCTGCAAAAGCGCCTGCGTAAGGTCGAACGCGATTACCACCAGATCCGCGAACAAGTGACCACCGCGAAAGCGGGCTGGTGTGCGGTAATGCGTTTGGTGAAAGACAACGGCGTTGAACGACGTCTGCATCGTCGTGAGCTTGCCTATATGGATGCGGATGAATTGCGTTCTATGTCGGATAAGGCGCTGGGTGCGTTACGGCTGGCCGTAGCGGACAACGAACATCTGCGCGATGTGCTGCGTCTGTCAGAAGATCCTAAACGTCCAGAACGTAAAATTCAGTTCTACATTGCGGTTTACCAACATCTACGCGAGCGTATTCGTCAGGATATTATCCGCAGCGACGATCCTGTCGATGCCATCGAACAGATGGAAATTGAGCTGGCGCGTTTGACCGAAGAGCTGACATCACGCGAACAAAAACTGGCGATCAGTTCGAAGAGCGTGGCGAATATTATTCGCAAAACAATTCAGCGCGAACAAAACCGTATTCGTATGCTAAACCAAGGCCTACAGACGGTGGCCTTCGGTCAGGTGAATAGCGTGCGTTTGAATGTTAACGTGCGTGAAGCGCATTCAACGTTGCTGACGGTGTTGTCAGAACAGCAAGAGCAACATCAGGATCTGTTTAACAGCAATCGACTGACGTTCTCTGAAGCGCTAGCAAAACTCTATCAGCGCCTCAATCCACAGATTGATATGGGGCAGCGTACGCCACAAACCATCGGCGAAGAGCTGCTGGATTATCGTAATTACCTAGAAATGGAAGTAGAGGTTAACCGTGGCTCAGACGGTTGGCTGCGTGCTGAAAGTGGGGCGCTGTCAACGGGCGAAGCTATCGGTACCGGTATGTCCATTCTGGTGATGGTGGTTCAGAGTTGGGAAGAAGAATCTCGCCGCCTGCGCGGTAAAGATATTTCGCCATGCCGACTGCTATTCCTTGATGAAGCAGCGCGTCTGGATGCGAAATCAATCGCGACGCTGTTTGAGCTGTGTGAACGTCTGGAAATGCAGTTAATTATTGCGGCACCAGAAAACATCAGCCCAGAAAAAGGCACTACCTATAAACTGGTGCGTAAAGTGTTCAATAACACTGAACATGTTCATGTCGTGGGATTGAGAGGCTTTGCTCCTGAGAAAAGCCCTATAGAATCAGTGGCTCAAGAAGAATCTGAAACATAA
- the ompC gene encoding porin OmpC yields MKRNILAVVIPALLAAGAANAAEVYNKDGNKLDLYGKVDGLHYFSDDKGSDGDQSYARFGFKGETQINDQLAGYGQWEYNIKVNNTESNGSSKNATRLGFAGLKFGDYGSLDYGRNYGVIYDVEAWTDMLPEFGGDSYTNTDNFMTGRTNGVATYRNNNFFGLVDGLSIAAQYQGKNGNATESNNGRGYQQQNGDGYGLSTSYDFGMGISAGAAYSSSDRTNEQVTRGRVANSNVAGGDKADAWTTGLKYDANNVYLAAMYAETRNMTPYGSTGVANKTQNFEVVAQYQFDFGLRPSVAYLQSKGKDLNTNVDGKKDLVKYVDVGATYYFNKNMSTYVDYKINLLDDNDFTKANSIATDDIVALGLVYQF; encoded by the coding sequence ATGAAACGCAATATTCTTGCAGTAGTGATCCCAGCGCTGTTAGCAGCCGGTGCAGCAAACGCAGCTGAAGTCTATAACAAAGACGGTAACAAGCTGGATCTGTACGGTAAAGTTGACGGTCTGCACTACTTCTCTGACGACAAAGGTTCAGACGGCGACCAGTCTTACGCTCGTTTCGGCTTCAAAGGCGAAACTCAGATCAACGACCAACTGGCTGGTTACGGTCAGTGGGAATACAACATCAAAGTAAACAACACCGAAAGCAATGGCTCTTCTAAAAACGCAACCCGTCTGGGCTTTGCGGGCCTGAAATTCGGTGATTACGGTTCATTAGACTACGGCCGTAACTACGGCGTAATCTACGACGTTGAAGCATGGACCGATATGCTGCCAGAATTCGGTGGTGACTCTTACACCAACACCGACAACTTCATGACTGGCCGTACCAACGGCGTTGCGACCTATCGTAACAACAACTTCTTCGGTCTGGTTGACGGCCTGAGCATCGCCGCTCAGTACCAAGGCAAAAATGGCAACGCGACCGAAAGCAACAACGGCCGTGGCTACCAGCAGCAGAACGGTGACGGCTACGGTCTGTCTACCTCTTACGATTTCGGTATGGGCATCAGCGCTGGTGCAGCGTACTCTTCATCTGACCGTACCAACGAGCAAGTTACTCGTGGTCGCGTAGCTAACAGTAACGTTGCTGGCGGCGATAAAGCTGACGCATGGACCACTGGTCTGAAATACGACGCTAACAACGTATACTTGGCAGCTATGTATGCAGAAACTCGCAACATGACTCCATACGGTTCTACCGGTGTTGCTAACAAAACTCAGAACTTTGAAGTTGTTGCACAGTACCAGTTCGACTTCGGTCTGCGTCCATCCGTTGCTTACCTGCAGTCTAAAGGTAAAGACCTGAACACCAACGTAGATGGCAAAAAAGATCTGGTTAAATACGTTGATGTCGGCGCGACTTACTACTTCAACAAAAACATGTCTACCTACGTTGATTACAAAATCAACCTGCTTGATGACAACGATTTCACCAAAGCTAACAGCATCGCAACTGATGATATCGTAGCTCTGGGTCTGGTATACCAGTTCTAA
- the ldtD gene encoding L,D-transpeptidase, whose translation MTAYAEVANQPVVSVATMSVPQSRSALLSQFPQGVSLRYLNQLSALYAANHMQPMWQDRTAVQQFQQQLAEVALSGVQPQFTQWVQALTNPDVSGMARDAVLSDAMLGYLQFVSGVSATKGSWLYSSVPYAMAEPPATLVNNWQLSIRDGRLNTFVKSLEPAHPQYAAMHKALKNLLADARPWPVVSDGPSLKPGDLSADMPALREVLQRTGMLEGDSSVKPTPVPEAQPLQSPASQDPNAVISPSTTAVTDLTKQQPSPEAEPAKAASVSVIDNRYTPELVEAVKRFQQWQGLASDGVIGKRTREWLNVSPQTRATLLALNIQRLRILPGEVNTGIMVNIPNYSLIYYQNGAEVLSSRVIVGRPSRKTPLMNSELNNVVVNPPWNVPTTLIREDIVPKAMHDPGYFERHGYRLFSGWSNDAEAVNPYMIDWASVSPRNFPYRIQQAPGANNSLGRYKFNMPSQDAIYLHDTPNHGLFEKDIRALSSGCVRVNKASTLANMLLQDAGWNDARVSSALKEGNTKYVPIRHRIPVRLYYLTAWVSEDGKPQFRTDIYNYDDTVRSGAKIAAQAERLFQL comes from the coding sequence ATGACAGCCTATGCAGAAGTTGCTAATCAACCCGTGGTTTCAGTGGCGACCATGAGTGTACCTCAATCGCGTTCGGCGCTGTTGTCGCAGTTTCCACAGGGCGTTTCGCTGCGTTATTTGAACCAACTTTCTGCGCTCTACGCCGCTAACCACATGCAGCCAATGTGGCAAGATCGTACAGCCGTTCAGCAATTTCAACAGCAGCTCGCTGAAGTTGCACTCTCTGGTGTTCAGCCTCAGTTCACCCAATGGGTTCAGGCGCTGACTAATCCAGATGTTAGTGGCATGGCGCGTGACGCCGTTTTATCTGACGCGATGCTGGGCTATTTGCAATTTGTCTCTGGCGTGAGCGCAACCAAAGGCAGTTGGCTATACAGCTCGGTGCCTTATGCAATGGCAGAGCCGCCGGCAACGCTGGTGAATAACTGGCAGCTGTCGATTCGTGATGGGCGCTTGAATACTTTTGTTAAATCGTTGGAACCTGCGCATCCTCAGTATGCCGCGATGCATAAGGCGTTAAAAAATCTGTTAGCGGATGCGCGCCCTTGGCCCGTGGTGAGCGACGGCCCGAGTTTAAAACCGGGTGACCTGAGCGCGGATATGCCAGCGCTGCGTGAAGTGTTGCAGCGTACAGGAATGTTGGAAGGCGATTCCAGTGTGAAGCCAACGCCGGTGCCTGAGGCGCAGCCGTTGCAATCTCCTGCGAGTCAGGATCCTAATGCGGTCATCAGTCCATCAACCACTGCGGTTACTGATTTGACCAAGCAACAACCATCACCAGAGGCTGAGCCAGCAAAAGCGGCGTCCGTTTCGGTGATCGATAACCGTTATACGCCTGAGCTTGTTGAGGCAGTGAAACGTTTCCAGCAGTGGCAAGGTTTAGCCAGTGACGGGGTGATTGGCAAGCGCACGCGCGAGTGGCTGAACGTATCGCCGCAAACGCGCGCTACACTGCTGGCCTTGAATATTCAACGCTTGCGTATTTTGCCGGGAGAAGTAAATACCGGCATTATGGTTAATATTCCTAACTACTCGCTGATTTATTACCAGAACGGCGCTGAAGTACTTTCATCTCGAGTGATTGTGGGGCGCCCATCGCGTAAAACGCCGCTGATGAATAGTGAATTGAATAACGTGGTAGTTAATCCACCGTGGAACGTGCCAACAACGCTGATTCGTGAAGATATTGTTCCGAAAGCTATGCACGATCCGGGCTATTTCGAACGCCACGGATATCGCCTGTTTTCTGGATGGAGCAACGATGCCGAAGCGGTCAATCCTTATATGATCGACTGGGCGTCTGTGTCGCCGCGTAATTTCCCGTATCGAATTCAGCAAGCACCGGGCGCGAATAATTCGCTAGGTCGATATAAGTTTAATATGCCAAGCCAAGATGCTATTTATCTGCATGACACTCCAAACCACGGATTATTTGAAAAAGATATTCGTGCGCTAAGTTCAGGTTGTGTTCGCGTGAATAAGGCTTCGACGCTGGCAAATATGCTACTTCAAGATGCTGGTTGGAACGACGCGCGGGTTTCGTCTGCGTTGAAAGAGGGGAATACGAAATATGTTCCGATACGTCATCGCATTCCTGTTCGCCTCTATTATTTGACTGCATGGGTTTCTGAAGATGGCAAGCCGCAGTTCCGCACAGATATTTACAATTATGATGACACTGTACGTTCAGGGGCAAAAATTGCTGCGCAAGCCGAGCGGCTTTTTCAACTCTAG